A window of Chitinophaga sp. MM2321 contains these coding sequences:
- a CDS encoding NADH:flavin oxidoreductase/NADH oxidase, translated as MSHLFSSLQLREVLLRNRIAVSPMCEYSSHDGFANDWHLVHLGSRAVGGAALVFTEATAVSPEGRISPQDLGIWKEEHIAMLQRITAFVTAQGAVPGIQLAHAGRKASTFRPWDGNGKVEVSREEGGWEAVAPSAIPFNEAYPMPVALTAAGIRKVLDDFKAAAQRALKAGFQVVELHAAHGYLLHSFLSPLSNQRTDNYGGTFENRIRLLLETVETVRTVWPEKYPLLVRLSVTDWADHGWNPEESVKLATILKGKGVDLLDCSSGGLAAHQQIKVGPLYQTPFAEKVRKEAGIATGAVGMITTPAEAESIIAEGRADLVLMAREFLRDPYFPLRAAFELNADEMKWPVQYERAKPRK; from the coding sequence ATGTCTCATTTGTTCAGCTCTTTACAGTTAAGAGAGGTGCTATTACGCAATCGAATTGCGGTATCACCTATGTGTGAGTATTCCTCTCATGACGGGTTTGCCAACGACTGGCACCTGGTACACCTGGGCAGTCGCGCAGTAGGAGGAGCCGCGTTGGTATTTACCGAAGCCACAGCGGTATCACCGGAAGGGCGTATCTCACCGCAGGATCTGGGTATCTGGAAAGAGGAGCATATCGCCATGCTGCAAAGGATTACGGCATTTGTAACCGCACAGGGTGCGGTGCCCGGTATTCAGCTGGCCCATGCCGGCAGGAAAGCCAGTACATTCAGACCCTGGGATGGGAATGGCAAGGTAGAGGTATCACGGGAAGAAGGTGGCTGGGAGGCCGTAGCACCCAGTGCCATCCCTTTTAATGAAGCGTATCCCATGCCGGTGGCACTCACGGCAGCGGGCATACGCAAAGTGCTGGATGATTTTAAAGCCGCTGCACAACGCGCGCTGAAAGCAGGTTTCCAGGTAGTGGAATTGCATGCTGCACACGGTTATCTCCTGCATAGTTTTTTATCTCCCCTTAGTAACCAACGTACGGATAACTATGGCGGAACTTTTGAAAACAGGATACGACTGTTGCTGGAAACAGTGGAAACCGTGCGTACGGTGTGGCCGGAAAAATACCCGTTGCTGGTAAGGCTTTCTGTAACAGATTGGGCGGATCATGGCTGGAATCCGGAAGAATCGGTGAAACTGGCCACCATATTGAAAGGAAAAGGGGTGGACCTGCTAGATTGCTCTTCGGGTGGTTTGGCTGCTCATCAACAGATAAAGGTAGGACCGTTATACCAGACACCTTTTGCGGAGAAGGTGCGCAAGGAAGCAGGTATTGCTACGGGTGCGGTGGGTATGATCACTACGCCTGCTGAAGCGGAATCAATTATAGCAGAAGGCCGCGCAGATCTTGTACTGATGGCGCGTGAGTTTTTACGGGATCCTTATTTTCCGTTGCGGGCTGCATTCGAATTAAACGCCGACGAAATGAAATGGCCGGTTCAATATGAAAGAGCAAAGCCACGGAAGTAA
- a CDS encoding acyl-CoA desaturase, which produces MNKAIKQDRIAPNWLHQVDFLGIHAIPLLAFFTGTRAFDWILCGVLYVVRMFFVTAGYHRYFSHRAFKTSRFFQFILAGGAQSSLQKGALWWSANHRIHHKHSDTPEDPHSANVYGFWYAHIGWIMGPEYKPTRFDLIKDHKAKELFWLNKYHMIPALVLMVAVYFVGNKVNGAGWFDWTAGLSTVLIGFFLSTVLLYHGTFTINSLMHKIGNKRYYTGDESRNSLILALITLGEGWHNNHHYYQSAARQGFYWWEIDITYYTIKVLGWLGIVWEIRPVPAKMKGMNKLKDMKPAQIAQLQHDEIG; this is translated from the coding sequence ATGAACAAGGCGATTAAGCAAGATAGAATAGCACCAAACTGGTTGCATCAAGTAGATTTTCTGGGGATACATGCTATTCCCCTGCTGGCATTTTTTACCGGCACAAGAGCATTTGACTGGATATTATGCGGTGTATTATACGTTGTGCGTATGTTTTTTGTGACTGCCGGCTATCACCGGTATTTCTCGCATCGTGCCTTTAAAACGTCGCGGTTCTTCCAGTTTATCCTGGCAGGCGGCGCACAGAGCAGTTTGCAGAAAGGCGCCCTGTGGTGGTCAGCCAATCACCGTATCCATCACAAACACAGTGATACCCCTGAAGATCCGCATTCTGCCAATGTGTATGGCTTCTGGTATGCACATATCGGCTGGATCATGGGCCCTGAATATAAACCTACCCGTTTTGACCTGATCAAGGATCATAAGGCGAAGGAATTATTCTGGCTCAATAAATACCACATGATTCCTGCCCTGGTATTAATGGTGGCAGTATATTTTGTAGGTAATAAAGTGAACGGAGCCGGCTGGTTCGACTGGACAGCAGGTTTATCTACTGTACTGATCGGATTTTTCCTGAGTACCGTATTACTGTATCACGGCACCTTTACGATCAATTCCCTGATGCATAAAATCGGTAACAAACGTTACTACACCGGTGATGAATCCCGCAATAGTCTCATCCTGGCGTTGATAACACTGGGTGAAGGATGGCATAACAACCACCACTATTATCAGAGTGCTGCACGTCAGGGCTTCTACTGGTGGGAAATAGATATTACCTATTACACCATCAAAGTATTAGGCTGGCTGGGCATTGTATGGGAGATCCGTCCGGTACCTGCTAAAATGAAAGGTATGAATAAGCTGAAAGACATGAAACCGGCGCAGATAGCTCAATTACAACATGACGAAATCGGATAA
- a CDS encoding aminotransferase class I/II-fold pyridoxal phosphate-dependent enzyme: protein MIQGHGDDGYLFNRPIVADFSSNVWYGGLQEGLKQHLAARIGDINHYPDAGAIKLQAMLEKQAKLSPGTVMVTNGGTEAIYLVAQAFSLAATTIVVPTFAEYEDACKLHRHQVQYLLWDKLTADTHFATDLVFLCNPNNPTGQALDEHALRQLIAHNRHTIFVVDEAYIQFTRNAGSLLPHLHHLPNVLVLRSLTKTCCIPGLRLGYLVGQQPLLERVRTGKMPWSVNSLALEAGYYILEHPAEFELPLDSLLADTYLLWEAIRKMAEFKVYPTNTHFILFETLTGTAAGLKAWLVEHYGVLIRDASNFYGLEQGHCRVACRNATDNSLLISALRKWSLI, encoded by the coding sequence ATGATACAAGGACACGGAGATGATGGCTACCTGTTTAATCGCCCTATAGTAGCTGATTTTAGCTCTAACGTCTGGTACGGCGGGCTACAGGAAGGGCTGAAGCAGCACCTCGCCGCCAGGATAGGCGACATCAATCACTATCCCGATGCGGGCGCGATAAAACTACAAGCCATGCTGGAAAAGCAGGCAAAACTGTCGCCGGGCACGGTAATGGTTACCAATGGCGGCACAGAAGCCATTTATCTTGTGGCGCAGGCTTTTAGCCTGGCTGCTACTACCATTGTGGTGCCCACTTTTGCGGAGTATGAGGACGCCTGCAAGCTACACCGCCACCAGGTGCAATACCTGCTGTGGGATAAGCTCACGGCAGATACACACTTCGCTACGGATCTCGTATTTCTCTGCAATCCTAATAACCCTACCGGTCAGGCGCTGGATGAACATGCTTTACGCCAGCTGATTGCACACAACCGGCACACCATTTTTGTGGTGGATGAAGCATATATTCAGTTTACCCGGAATGCCGGCAGCCTCCTGCCTCATCTGCACCACCTGCCCAATGTGCTGGTGCTGCGCTCTCTTACCAAAACCTGTTGCATCCCGGGCTTGCGGCTCGGTTACCTGGTAGGGCAACAGCCATTGCTGGAGCGGGTGCGCACGGGTAAAATGCCCTGGTCTGTCAATAGTCTGGCGCTCGAAGCTGGCTATTATATCCTGGAGCATCCTGCTGAATTTGAGCTGCCCCTGGATTCGCTTTTGGCAGATACTTATCTTTTGTGGGAAGCCATCAGGAAGATGGCAGAGTTCAAGGTTTATCCCACGAACACACATTTTATACTGTTTGAAACATTAACGGGTACCGCTGCCGGACTTAAAGCCTGGTTGGTGGAGCATTACGGGGTTCTGATCCGCGATGCGTCCAATTTCTATGGATTGGAACAAGGCCACTGCCGGGTGGCCTGCCGGAATGCAACTGATAACAGTTTACTCATCTCTGCCCTGCGAAAATGGAGCCTGATTTAA
- a CDS encoding NAD(P)-binding domain-containing protein — protein MDQQLKKISILGCGWLGKPLALHFLQEGYPVKGARTSVEGVRELEAAGIDGYVVSLSETQLDAPEAFWDADILIVNIPPRIHRGVEAHVAEITLLRDKLQTTRIRRVLFVSSTSVYADINDLVTETNDVVPDTPNGQALRLAEQVLLRATGFRTTVLRFGGLIGYDRIPNSLSRISRRQLNDVPMNVIHRDDCIGVISRVIEKDVWGEIFNACAGGHPLRMNYYKAAAAAFNLEIPRKIQPWDLPYKIVTSSKLKKMLEYNFVLDDPLAVFNTVEK, from the coding sequence ATGGACCAACAGTTAAAAAAAATCAGCATTTTAGGTTGCGGGTGGCTGGGCAAGCCACTGGCGCTGCACTTCTTACAGGAAGGCTACCCTGTAAAAGGTGCGAGGACCTCCGTTGAAGGGGTTCGCGAACTGGAAGCAGCCGGCATTGATGGTTATGTAGTATCATTGAGCGAAACGCAGCTTGACGCGCCCGAAGCGTTCTGGGACGCCGATATACTGATCGTCAATATCCCCCCGCGTATCCACCGGGGCGTGGAGGCGCATGTGGCGGAAATAACACTGCTGCGGGATAAACTGCAAACCACCCGCATCCGCCGCGTACTGTTTGTGAGTTCTACCTCCGTATATGCAGACATCAATGACCTGGTCACTGAAACCAATGACGTGGTGCCTGATACCCCCAACGGACAGGCGCTTCGTTTGGCGGAACAAGTGCTGCTCCGGGCTACCGGGTTCCGGACAACCGTATTGCGCTTCGGCGGACTGATAGGTTACGACCGGATACCGAATTCCTTGAGCCGCATCAGTCGCAGGCAGCTGAATGATGTGCCGATGAACGTCATCCACCGGGATGATTGCATTGGTGTGATCAGCCGGGTAATAGAAAAAGATGTATGGGGAGAAATTTTTAACGCCTGTGCCGGTGGTCATCCGCTCCGGATGAATTATTATAAGGCGGCGGCAGCAGCTTTCAACCTGGAGATACCCAGAAAAATACAACCCTGGGATTTACCTTATAAAATCGTAACTTCTTCGAAGCTAAAAAAGATGCTGGAATACAATTTTGTTCTTGATGATCCCCTGGCGGTTTTTAATACGGTAGAAAAGTAA
- a CDS encoding M1 family metallopeptidase has protein sequence MKVNRIYALATLLLCGTAQQGVSQTAPKYDQHEAFAPFFYPDNGNEYRSASGAPGPKYWQNAADYKIAVTLDTLQHRISGSVVITYKNNSPGQLPFLWLQLDQNVFREDSRGTATIAVTGDRFANRNYTNGFELKTVRISSGGKTAAADYLVDDTRMQIRLAQAMKTGASIQITIEYAYTIPEYGTDRTSRLRTANGWIYEIAQWYPRMAVYDDVSGWNNIPYLGAAEFYLEYGNFDYRITAPANMILAGSGELVNAAQVLSPLEQSRLAKARNSDKTIMIRDSTELNNKHANGNRTWHFTCKNSRDVAWAASAAFIWDAARINLPNGKKSLAQSVYPLECSAADAWGRSTEFVKGCLEHYSNQWFPYTYPVATNVAGLVGGMEYPGIVFCSWRATRGGLWGVTDHEFGHNWFPMIVGSNERKYAWMDEGFNTFLNVISTEAFNKGEFYFPQKAQRMAPMMFSARAEPIMNTPDVINLGYNGVAAYFKPAMGLNLLRDQILGRARFDYALREYIQRWAFKHPTPWDFFRTIENAAGEDLGWFWRGWFMYNWKLDQGIKNVAYVKNDPAQGALITIENLEQLPMPVVIGIKEENGKTDTLRLPVEVWQRGATWVVRYPSKVKLASVVIDPEGVFPDINPSNNTWKADPGKPVPAGTTATDILNHYIQAIGGADKLKGVKDYILEGEGDTQGTQVTLKTTYKQPGKVWQEVFIPVINAVSRKLVINGDSVKIWKMGKEVPLTAAEKGIWKEKNLLFAETYFLASPDNAKLELSPVTDYVNDREVYVVTVALPNGMLYKNYYDTKTGLKLRSITLEGQEGTTDSNVVTDYSDYRDVSGIQVPFKYKATAGGFETNMKMTKVVVNSGVGDELFRL, from the coding sequence ATGAAAGTCAACAGAATCTATGCGCTCGCCACATTATTACTCTGCGGCACGGCGCAACAGGGAGTATCTCAGACTGCGCCTAAATACGATCAGCACGAGGCTTTTGCGCCCTTTTTTTATCCGGATAACGGCAACGAATACCGCAGTGCAAGTGGTGCACCTGGACCAAAATACTGGCAAAATGCTGCTGATTATAAAATAGCAGTTACCCTCGATACCCTGCAGCACCGCATCAGTGGATCGGTCGTGATCACTTATAAAAATAACAGCCCCGGTCAGCTACCTTTTCTTTGGTTACAGCTGGACCAGAACGTGTTCCGGGAAGACTCCCGTGGCACTGCTACCATAGCTGTTACCGGCGACCGCTTCGCCAACCGGAACTACACCAATGGTTTTGAACTGAAAACAGTGCGCATCAGCAGTGGTGGTAAAACAGCCGCAGCTGATTACCTGGTGGATGATACCCGCATGCAGATCCGCCTGGCACAAGCCATGAAAACAGGCGCTTCTATTCAGATCACTATCGAATACGCTTATACGATCCCTGAATACGGGACAGACCGCACCAGCCGCCTGCGCACGGCCAACGGATGGATCTACGAAATAGCGCAGTGGTATCCGCGGATGGCTGTATATGATGATGTATCTGGCTGGAATAATATACCATACCTCGGTGCGGCGGAGTTTTATCTTGAATACGGCAATTTCGACTACCGCATTACCGCACCGGCCAACATGATCCTGGCAGGTTCGGGTGAACTGGTCAATGCTGCGCAGGTGCTTTCTCCGTTAGAGCAATCGAGGCTGGCAAAGGCCAGGAACAGCGACAAAACCATTATGATCCGCGACAGCACGGAGCTGAATAATAAACACGCCAATGGAAACCGTACCTGGCACTTCACCTGCAAAAACAGTCGTGATGTTGCCTGGGCTGCTTCAGCAGCATTCATATGGGATGCTGCACGCATCAACCTTCCCAACGGAAAAAAGTCACTCGCACAATCCGTCTACCCGCTGGAATGCAGTGCTGCAGATGCCTGGGGACGGTCTACTGAATTTGTAAAAGGTTGTCTCGAACACTATTCCAATCAATGGTTTCCTTATACTTACCCGGTAGCTACCAATGTTGCCGGCCTGGTAGGCGGTATGGAATATCCCGGTATTGTATTCTGTTCCTGGCGGGCTACCAGGGGTGGTTTGTGGGGTGTCACCGATCATGAATTCGGTCACAACTGGTTCCCTATGATCGTGGGTTCCAATGAACGTAAATATGCCTGGATGGATGAGGGCTTCAACACTTTCCTCAATGTCATCTCCACCGAGGCCTTTAATAAGGGCGAATTTTATTTCCCGCAAAAAGCACAGCGAATGGCGCCTATGATGTTTTCTGCCAGGGCAGAACCCATCATGAATACCCCTGATGTTATTAATCTGGGTTATAATGGTGTGGCGGCCTATTTCAAACCGGCCATGGGATTGAATTTGCTCCGCGACCAGATCCTGGGGCGTGCGCGTTTTGATTATGCCCTTCGTGAATATATTCAACGCTGGGCGTTTAAACACCCTACACCATGGGATTTTTTCCGCACAATAGAAAATGCAGCGGGAGAAGACCTGGGCTGGTTCTGGCGCGGATGGTTTATGTACAACTGGAAACTGGATCAGGGCATAAAAAATGTGGCATACGTGAAGAATGATCCTGCACAAGGGGCACTCATTACCATTGAGAACCTGGAACAGCTACCCATGCCTGTGGTGATCGGCATCAAAGAAGAAAACGGTAAAACAGATACGTTACGGCTACCGGTGGAAGTATGGCAGCGCGGCGCTACCTGGGTTGTCCGTTATCCTTCCAAAGTGAAGCTGGCCAGCGTAGTCATTGATCCGGAAGGCGTATTCCCGGATATCAATCCATCCAATAATACCTGGAAAGCCGACCCGGGAAAACCGGTTCCCGCAGGTACTACGGCCACGGATATACTAAACCATTACATACAGGCTATTGGCGGTGCCGATAAGCTGAAAGGCGTAAAGGATTATATCCTGGAAGGAGAAGGCGATACGCAGGGTACACAGGTAACATTAAAAACAACTTACAAACAACCGGGCAAAGTATGGCAGGAAGTATTCATTCCTGTTATCAATGCAGTATCGCGTAAACTGGTGATCAACGGAGATTCCGTGAAAATCTGGAAGATGGGAAAGGAAGTACCGCTTACCGCTGCTGAAAAAGGGATATGGAAAGAAAAGAACCTGCTGTTTGCAGAAACTTATTTCCTGGCTTCCCCGGATAATGCAAAGCTGGAGCTGTCACCGGTAACAGATTATGTCAATGACAGGGAAGTGTATGTTGTAACGGTGGCCTTGCCCAATGGTATGCTGTATAAAAACTACTATGACACAAAGACCGGGTTGAAGTTGCGATCCATTACACTGGAGGGGCAGGAAGGGACGACGGACAGTAATGTGGTAACGGATTATAGCGACTACCGCGATGTAAGCGGCATACAGGTACCCTTTAAATATAAGGCTACCGCCGGTGGTTTTGAAACAAATATGAAGATGACAAAAGTTGTTGTGAATAGCGGAGTAGGAGATGAACTGTTTAGATTATAA
- the cbiB gene encoding adenosylcobinamide-phosphate synthase CbiB, with amino-acid sequence MEPDLKFVLPLLLGYAADLLLGDPRSWPHPVKLFGRLIRYGTRWLNTGTGRFMKGAILTIVLCIVVYSFFYWVQRWLWSWPWAYYVFSTIFVFFALANKSLLQEGQEVFDVLHQEGVEAGRKRLSWIVGRDTSSLSPDQIRIAVMESMSENLSDGVIAPLFFYALAGLPGMMCYKMINTLDSMIGYKNADYLYFGRFAARLDDVANFFPARITALLMILVSGSRRACRYVWKYGSAHASPNAGYPEAAMAGILHCRFGGPNTYHGQVVEKPYIGEHPRPIAHEEFATVRYINHGVTLIMMLAVAFLMWKY; translated from the coding sequence ATGGAGCCTGATTTAAAATTCGTACTGCCGTTACTGTTAGGCTATGCAGCTGATCTGCTGCTGGGAGATCCCCGCAGCTGGCCGCATCCTGTAAAATTATTCGGCCGCCTGATCCGCTATGGTACCCGGTGGCTCAATACAGGAACCGGCCGTTTCATGAAAGGCGCTATCCTCACTATCGTATTATGTATAGTGGTATACAGCTTCTTTTATTGGGTACAGCGGTGGTTATGGTCATGGCCCTGGGCATACTATGTTTTCAGTACCATCTTCGTTTTCTTTGCGCTTGCCAATAAAAGCCTGTTACAGGAAGGGCAGGAGGTATTTGATGTGCTCCACCAGGAGGGCGTGGAAGCTGGACGCAAACGTCTTTCCTGGATCGTTGGCCGCGATACCTCCAGCCTGTCGCCAGACCAGATCCGCATAGCAGTGATGGAGTCCATGTCGGAAAACCTCAGCGATGGCGTCATTGCACCACTCTTCTTTTATGCACTCGCGGGGTTGCCTGGTATGATGTGTTATAAAATGATCAACACCCTGGATTCCATGATAGGCTATAAAAATGCGGACTACCTTTATTTCGGCCGCTTCGCTGCCCGTCTTGATGATGTGGCCAACTTCTTTCCGGCACGTATTACGGCCTTGCTCATGATCCTGGTATCGGGGAGCCGCCGCGCATGCAGGTATGTCTGGAAGTACGGCAGCGCACATGCCAGTCCGAACGCCGGCTACCCCGAAGCCGCCATGGCAGGTATCCTCCATTGCCGCTTCGGAGGCCCTAACACTTACCACGGCCAAGTAGTGGAGAAGCCTTACATCGGGGAGCATCCACGCCCTATTGCCCATGAAGAATTTGCCACCGTGAGATACATCAATCATGGCGTAACATTGATCATGATGCTGGCAGTGGCTTTTTTGATGTGGAAATATTAA
- a CDS encoding cobyric acid synthase, protein MFAGTASDVGKSVITAGFCRILKQDGYSPAPFKAQNMSLNSYATPDGLEIGRAQAVQAEAAGVPCHTDMNPVLLKPTNDQSAQLVLHGKPAGNQSAWEYFMQDDKHLLFEEVKGAFNRLSARYNPIVMEGAGSISELNLRHRDITNMRIALHAGAAVYLIADIDRGGIFGSVYGTIALLPPEEKALIKGIIINKFRGDIRLFDDGRKQLESLTGVPVTGVLPYYQDIHIEEEDSLGLSIRHKKLSTGKVNIAVVLLRHMSNFTDFNVLEKDERVNIFYTDNPADIAAADIIILPGSKHTIADLVAIKNNGTARAITEAHKRNKVVIGICGGYQMMGTQVADPYGVEGETASIPGLGILPVTTVLTKEKVTQQRSFHYRNGEKLCEGYEIHMGDTVSEHPSPLNHLHNGMPDGYFLSGKCWGTYLHGILDNDVVINDLLTQCGKVMAVKDFDYRRFKDQQYDKLAAHIREHLDIKAVYKTLEL, encoded by the coding sequence ATGTTTGCTGGCACCGCCTCTGATGTAGGTAAAAGCGTGATCACCGCCGGGTTTTGCCGGATACTTAAACAAGATGGTTATTCGCCTGCTCCCTTCAAGGCGCAGAATATGTCACTCAATAGCTACGCTACCCCCGATGGCCTGGAGATAGGCCGTGCGCAGGCCGTTCAGGCGGAAGCCGCGGGCGTGCCCTGTCATACCGATATGAACCCGGTACTCCTGAAACCTACCAACGATCAAAGTGCCCAGCTGGTGTTGCATGGTAAACCTGCCGGTAATCAGTCAGCCTGGGAATATTTTATGCAGGACGACAAGCACCTGTTGTTTGAAGAAGTGAAAGGGGCATTCAATCGCTTGTCTGCCCGGTATAACCCCATCGTGATGGAAGGCGCCGGCAGTATTTCAGAACTGAATCTCCGCCACCGCGACATCACTAATATGCGGATAGCACTACATGCAGGAGCGGCGGTATACCTCATTGCGGATATCGACCGGGGTGGCATCTTCGGTAGTGTTTACGGTACCATCGCACTGTTGCCGCCGGAAGAAAAAGCATTGATAAAAGGGATCATCATCAATAAATTCAGGGGCGACATCCGGCTGTTTGACGATGGGCGTAAACAGCTGGAATCCCTTACCGGCGTACCCGTTACAGGTGTGCTGCCTTACTACCAGGATATTCATATTGAAGAAGAAGATTCCCTGGGTCTATCGATCAGACATAAAAAACTAAGCACCGGAAAAGTAAATATTGCGGTAGTATTACTGCGCCACATGTCTAATTTTACAGACTTTAATGTGTTGGAGAAAGATGAGCGCGTAAATATTTTTTATACAGATAACCCCGCCGATATTGCTGCCGCAGATATCATTATTCTGCCCGGCAGCAAACATACGATTGCTGACCTGGTAGCTATCAAAAATAACGGAACCGCCCGTGCTATAACGGAGGCGCATAAACGAAATAAAGTAGTGATCGGTATTTGCGGTGGTTATCAGATGATGGGAACGCAGGTGGCTGATCCATATGGGGTGGAGGGGGAAACCGCCAGCATACCGGGCCTCGGCATCCTCCCGGTGACAACGGTGCTGACAAAGGAAAAGGTTACGCAGCAACGCAGCTTTCATTACCGCAACGGGGAAAAGTTATGCGAAGGCTACGAAATTCATATGGGCGACACCGTTAGTGAGCATCCCTCTCCGCTTAATCACCTGCACAACGGTATGCCGGATGGTTATTTCCTCAGCGGCAAATGCTGGGGCACCTACCTGCATGGTATCCTGGATAATGATGTGGTGATCAATGACCTGCTGACGCAATGTGGTAAAGTGATGGCCGTAAAGGATTTCGACTACCGCCGTTTCAAAGATCAGCAATATGATAAACTGGCAGCACATATCCGTGAACATCTGGATATAAAAGCTGTTTATAAGACATTGGAGTTATAA
- the mgrA gene encoding L-glyceraldehyde 3-phosphate reductase, which yields MQYTPAADRYDSMIYNRCGKSGIQLPAISLGLWHNFGSIDNFENGRSIIRRAFDKGITHFDLANNYGPEPGSAEENFGRVLKLDFTGHLRDELIISSKAGYLMWPGPYGDKGSRKYLVSSLDQSLRRMQLDYVDIFYSHRPDPDTPIEETMGALHSIVQQGKALYVGLSNYTAEQTKEAVAVLQSLGTPCLIHQPKYSMFERWVENGLLDVLEANGVGCIPFSPLAQGLLTDRYLNGIPPGSRASKPSGFLQENEVSPEKIEKIKKLHALAQKRGQSLAQMALAWLLKDKRITTVLIGASSVGQLDNNLETLRNTAFDKEELVAIEAILG from the coding sequence ATGCAATACACACCAGCAGCTGACAGATATGACAGCATGATCTATAACCGTTGTGGAAAGAGTGGTATCCAGCTTCCGGCGATATCACTGGGACTATGGCACAACTTCGGTTCCATTGATAACTTTGAAAATGGCCGGAGTATTATCCGTCGTGCTTTTGACAAAGGCATTACCCATTTTGATCTGGCAAACAACTATGGTCCGGAACCTGGTAGTGCAGAAGAAAATTTTGGCCGGGTACTGAAGCTGGACTTCACCGGTCACCTGCGTGATGAACTGATCATTTCTTCCAAAGCCGGTTACCTGATGTGGCCCGGCCCTTATGGAGATAAAGGCTCCCGTAAATACCTGGTGTCCAGTCTCGATCAGAGCCTGCGCCGCATGCAACTGGATTATGTGGATATATTTTATTCCCATCGTCCTGATCCGGATACCCCCATTGAAGAAACGATGGGCGCACTGCACAGCATTGTACAACAAGGCAAGGCACTGTATGTAGGACTTTCCAATTATACCGCCGAACAAACAAAGGAAGCAGTGGCAGTTCTGCAATCACTGGGTACCCCCTGCCTGATCCATCAGCCGAAATACAGCATGTTTGAACGTTGGGTAGAAAACGGTCTGCTGGATGTACTGGAAGCTAACGGTGTGGGATGTATCCCTTTCTCTCCGCTCGCACAGGGCCTCCTCACCGATCGTTATCTGAACGGAATCCCCCCAGGTTCCCGCGCCAGCAAACCCAGTGGCTTCTTACAGGAAAACGAAGTATCACCGGAGAAAATTGAGAAGATCAAAAAGTTACACGCCTTAGCACAGAAAAGAGGACAGTCGCTTGCCCAGATGGCCCTCGCATGGCTTCTGAAAGACAAACGGATCACCACCGTGCTGATAGGCGCCAGTTCCGTAGGTCAACTGGATAACAACCTGGAAACATTGCGGAATACCGCTTTTGACAAAGAAGAACTGGTAGCTATTGAAGCCATCCTGGGATAA
- a CDS encoding HdeD family acid-resistance protein, with product MSKILSVIRTNVKYWWLYLLNGIIFLIAGAVVFSNPFSSYILLSIFFSVTLFVTGIFEIVFAVSNREEMHGWGWSLASGIVDLVIGFILMIYPSVTMAVIPFFLGFWFMFRGISLIGFSIQLNTAKIPNWGWVLLGGILLIIVAVVILDNPALGVATILGLMAAAFCLTGILSIIFAFRLKHAKKLFNQV from the coding sequence ATGTCAAAAATCCTTTCTGTTATCCGCACAAACGTAAAATACTGGTGGCTTTACCTGCTCAACGGGATTATTTTTCTCATTGCCGGCGCCGTCGTTTTTAGCAATCCCTTCAGTAGCTATATATTGCTCAGTATCTTTTTCAGTGTCACCTTATTTGTAACGGGGATCTTTGAAATTGTCTTTGCGGTGAGCAACCGCGAGGAAATGCATGGATGGGGATGGTCGCTCGCCTCCGGCATTGTGGACCTGGTAATCGGGTTTATCCTCATGATATACCCCAGTGTTACCATGGCGGTAATCCCGTTTTTCCTCGGTTTCTGGTTTATGTTCAGGGGAATCAGCCTGATCGGCTTTTCCATTCAGCTCAATACGGCTAAAATCCCTAACTGGGGTTGGGTACTCCTGGGAGGTATCCTGCTGATCATTGTTGCCGTGGTTATATTGGACAATCCTGCGCTGGGGGTGGCTACCATCCTTGGCCTGATGGCTGCCGCCTTTTGCCTGACCGGCATCCTCAGCATCATTTTTGCCTTCCGGCTGAAACACGCCAAAAAATTATTTAACCAGGTGTGA